Proteins co-encoded in one Nitratireductor kimnyeongensis genomic window:
- a CDS encoding hybrid sensor histidine kinase/response regulator has product MRGRLFVLLAGFVIAVAFGTGFLLWQTQTTKNQVRFGAFISHMADATNDVIHNALRLEQAELRSGGDASETESSHSELELALTRLNDAYQALEFAVSGEVTTLESQRLTNLQVGLDTGAPISQTMPTATDITGHAVPASVRHIWLGQTGEVPLRTQIRDIISLANRLEVFTDYDNATARRVFKQLQTLANTQVRPELKRISDLLNSGMIESHGTLQWGLFGVAVAMVTASLILALRIFEPMIRRISKAHQDLHSANISLAAEKIKAQSADRTKSEFLANMSHEIRTPMNGVMGMAELLARTNLDQRQAMFVDVIVKSGTALLTIINDILDFSKIDAGQLKLDEAPFRLGEAIEDVAALVSSRVAEKDLELIVRVDPELPASFIGDVGRFRQIATNLVGNAVKFTERGHVLIDVSGRSDGETTQVTVRVEDTGIGIPQDKLDVVFDKFAQVDSSSTRRHEGTGLGLAIAVKLAELMGGSIEASSEVGKGSTFVFTVPFAVDAANAAQVTAPVDVSGARVFVIDDNPINRDILLEQLNSWGFECAAAESGAVGLAFLQRSAQLDARVDCVILDYQMPEMNGADVAKKIKADLSLAGIPLVLLTSVDQTDTARLMSECGIAAHLNKPTRASMLLETLVSVMQVSRALPAQDHPEAPAQTKPIQIHASTPLERGLSGSRGNSGPLDVLVAEDNEVNQLVFSQILDGMGLKYRIASNGKTAVEMLRTLKPGLVLMDVSMPEMNGYEATAAIRELEAANGTHTPIIGITAHALRGDREKCLGAGMDDYLPKPISPQKLSDKITHWRNDTQRLSASA; this is encoded by the coding sequence ATGCGCGGACGCCTGTTCGTGCTGCTTGCCGGATTCGTCATCGCAGTCGCGTTCGGAACCGGTTTCTTGCTGTGGCAAACGCAGACCACCAAGAATCAGGTGCGTTTCGGCGCATTCATCAGTCACATGGCCGACGCCACCAATGATGTGATTCACAATGCCCTGCGCCTGGAGCAGGCCGAGCTTCGTTCGGGTGGTGACGCATCAGAGACAGAATCGAGCCATAGCGAACTCGAGTTGGCGCTGACGCGACTGAACGACGCCTATCAGGCGCTCGAATTCGCGGTCAGCGGTGAAGTCACAACATTGGAAAGTCAGCGCCTGACCAATCTTCAAGTTGGACTGGATACAGGCGCACCTATCTCGCAGACGATGCCCACCGCCACGGATATCACGGGCCATGCCGTCCCCGCTTCTGTACGTCATATCTGGCTTGGCCAGACTGGAGAGGTCCCGCTCCGTACACAGATCCGCGATATCATCTCACTCGCCAACAGGCTTGAGGTTTTTACCGATTATGACAATGCGACGGCGCGACGTGTGTTCAAACAGCTCCAGACGCTCGCCAACACCCAGGTGCGCCCGGAACTGAAACGCATCTCCGATCTTCTCAATTCTGGGATGATAGAAAGCCATGGCACCCTCCAGTGGGGTCTTTTTGGCGTCGCCGTGGCTATGGTGACAGCGAGCCTCATCCTTGCGCTCCGCATTTTCGAGCCGATGATCCGTCGTATCTCGAAAGCTCATCAGGATCTGCACAGCGCGAATATCTCGCTCGCAGCCGAAAAGATAAAAGCGCAGTCGGCGGACCGAACGAAGTCAGAATTCCTAGCCAATATGAGCCACGAGATCCGCACGCCCATGAACGGTGTCATGGGCATGGCAGAACTGCTGGCGCGCACGAATCTTGACCAACGCCAGGCCATGTTCGTTGACGTAATCGTCAAATCGGGCACCGCTCTGTTGACCATCATCAACGACATTCTCGATTTTTCGAAGATCGATGCCGGCCAGTTGAAGCTGGACGAAGCGCCGTTCAGGCTTGGCGAGGCCATTGAAGATGTGGCAGCTCTTGTCTCCTCCCGCGTGGCCGAAAAAGACCTGGAGCTCATCGTTCGTGTGGATCCGGAGCTTCCCGCCTCCTTCATTGGCGATGTGGGCCGGTTCCGCCAGATCGCCACGAATCTGGTTGGCAACGCCGTGAAATTCACCGAGCGCGGCCATGTCCTGATCGACGTCTCGGGGAGATCGGACGGGGAAACCACCCAGGTCACAGTTCGGGTGGAAGACACCGGAATCGGCATTCCTCAAGACAAGCTGGACGTGGTCTTCGACAAATTCGCACAGGTCGATTCATCGTCCACTCGTCGCCACGAAGGAACGGGGCTGGGATTGGCGATCGCCGTAAAGCTTGCCGAACTGATGGGTGGTTCAATCGAAGCATCCAGTGAGGTGGGAAAAGGCTCTACATTCGTCTTTACCGTTCCGTTTGCCGTAGACGCGGCCAATGCCGCCCAGGTGACTGCGCCGGTGGATGTTTCGGGGGCACGCGTGTTTGTCATCGATGACAACCCGATCAACCGCGATATTTTGCTGGAGCAACTGAACAGCTGGGGCTTTGAGTGCGCGGCTGCAGAAAGCGGCGCCGTTGGCCTCGCCTTCCTTCAACGTTCAGCCCAACTTGATGCGCGGGTGGATTGTGTCATTCTCGACTACCAGATGCCCGAAATGAATGGCGCTGATGTCGCCAAGAAGATCAAAGCGGATCTATCGCTCGCCGGCATTCCGCTCGTTCTTCTCACATCGGTCGACCAGACCGATACCGCCCGCCTCATGAGCGAATGCGGAATTGCCGCTCACTTAAACAAGCCCACCCGTGCCTCAATGCTTCTGGAAACACTGGTTTCCGTGATGCAGGTGAGCCGCGCCCTCCCCGCGCAGGACCACCCCGAAGCTCCCGCTCAGACCAAACCGATTCAAATCCACGCCTCTACGCCACTTGAGCGAGGCCTGTCAGGTTCACGCGGGAACAGCGGGCCGCTCGATGTGCTGGTGGCTGAGGACAACGAAGTAAACCAGCTCGTGTTCAGTCAGATTCTCGATGGGATGGGCCTGAAATACAGGATCGCTAGCAACGGCAAGACAGCAGTCGAGATGCTGCGCACATTGAAACCCGGACTGGTTCTTATGGATGTCTCAATGCCGGAAATGAACGGCTACGAGGCGACGGCTGCGATCCGTGAACTGGAAGCCGCCAATGGCACGCACACACCCATCATCGGCATCACCGCCCATGCTTTGAGGGGCGACAGGGAGAAGTGTTTGGGTGCCGGCATGGACGATTACCTGCCCAAACCGATCTCCCCCCAGAAACTGTCTGACAAGATCACCCACTGGCGAAACGACACTCAGCGGCTTTCTGCGAGCGCCTAA
- a CDS encoding cupin domain-containing protein, protein MFEIIRHSEQKPSPKGTVTFEGEPYGGQVSMFVMNSPPGHATGLHKHPYSETWVLHSGEAEFTVNGETVRAHAGDIVVVPADTPHSFANVGRDRLDIVCIHASGRIQQENL, encoded by the coding sequence ATGTTTGAGATCATTCGCCACTCTGAGCAGAAGCCGAGCCCCAAGGGGACGGTGACATTCGAGGGGGAGCCCTATGGCGGTCAGGTCTCTATGTTCGTGATGAACAGCCCGCCCGGCCACGCTACCGGCCTGCACAAGCATCCCTATTCGGAGACCTGGGTGCTGCATTCGGGTGAAGCCGAGTTTACGGTCAACGGTGAAACCGTCCGGGCGCATGCGGGTGACATCGTTGTCGTTCCGGCCGATACACCCCACAGTTTCGCAAATGTCGGACGCGACCGCCTAGACATCGTCTGCATTCACGCGTCAGGGCGTATCCAGCAGGAAAATCTTTGA
- a CDS encoding MarR family winged helix-turn-helix transcriptional regulator: MNNQKTGEDHVDRLRAQWARELPDLDTNPMSILGRVYRLSMLVRPGIEETFAAFGLDRGEFDVIATLRRAGAPYRLTPTELYKSLMITSGGLTHRLKRLEKAGLVKRTPSPEDGRSMMVELTSAGKTRAEEAFRTDMASELALFAAMPQARRELLEELLRELTHTVMSSLADRQK, translated from the coding sequence ATGAATAACCAGAAAACCGGCGAGGATCATGTCGATCGTTTGCGGGCGCAGTGGGCGCGTGAGCTTCCAGATCTGGACACGAACCCCATGAGCATTCTCGGCCGTGTTTACCGGCTATCGATGCTTGTACGCCCCGGTATCGAGGAAACCTTCGCCGCCTTTGGCCTTGATCGGGGCGAGTTCGACGTTATTGCCACGCTGCGCCGCGCCGGAGCGCCCTACCGCCTGACGCCGACCGAGCTCTATAAATCCCTGATGATCACGTCAGGTGGCTTGACGCACAGACTGAAGCGGCTTGAAAAGGCTGGACTGGTCAAGCGCACACCCTCCCCCGAAGACGGGCGCAGCATGATGGTTGAGCTGACATCCGCAGGCAAAACCCGCGCCGAGGAAGCGTTTAGGACCGACATGGCCAGCGAGCTTGCACTTTTTGCCGCGATGCCCCAGGCGCGCCGCGAGCTACTTGAAGAGCTGCTGCGCGAACTGACCCATACGGTGATGTCATCCCTGGCTGATCGACAAAAGTGA
- the ispG gene encoding flavodoxin-dependent (E)-4-hydroxy-3-methylbut-2-enyl-diphosphate synthase produces MTGTFTASKSVSGYFSSPFPRREAVGVAVGNVIVGGDAPVVVQSMTNTDTADVDRTVAQIAALHRAGSELVRITVDRDEAAAAVPRIRERLERVGIFVPIVGDFHYIGHKLLADHPACAEALAKYRINPGNVGFKDKKDRQFAAIIETAIKYDKPVRIGVNWGSLDQELLTRLMDENQNNGSPMTAQEVTREAIVQSALLSAELAEEIGLGRDRIILSAKVSQVQDLIAVYTELARRSNHSLHLGLTEAGMGTKGIVASSAAMGILLQQGIGDTIRISLTPEPGGDRTREVQVAQELLQTMGFRQFLPVVAACPGCGRTTSTVFQELAQKIERDLRKNMPVWRKKYPGVESLKVAVMGCIVNGPGESKHADIGISLPGTGETPAAPVFVDGKKAATLRGENIAAEFEKMVADYIEKRFGPREAAE; encoded by the coding sequence ATGACCGGAACATTCACGGCCAGTAAATCTGTGAGCGGCTACTTCTCTTCACCATTTCCGCGGCGCGAGGCCGTTGGCGTTGCCGTGGGCAATGTGATTGTTGGTGGGGATGCACCCGTGGTCGTCCAGTCCATGACAAACACGGATACGGCGGATGTGGACCGCACGGTAGCGCAGATTGCGGCGCTTCATCGCGCCGGTTCTGAATTGGTGCGCATTACCGTTGATCGCGATGAAGCTGCGGCTGCCGTGCCGCGCATTCGCGAGCGGCTGGAGCGCGTCGGTATCTTCGTGCCAATCGTCGGCGATTTTCATTACATCGGACACAAGCTGCTGGCTGATCATCCCGCCTGCGCAGAGGCTCTGGCCAAGTATCGTATCAATCCCGGCAATGTTGGCTTCAAGGACAAGAAGGACCGACAGTTCGCCGCGATCATTGAAACGGCGATCAAGTATGACAAGCCGGTGCGCATCGGTGTTAATTGGGGTTCGCTCGATCAGGAGCTGCTGACCCGTCTGATGGACGAGAACCAGAACAATGGCTCGCCCATGACAGCTCAGGAGGTGACGCGAGAAGCCATTGTGCAGTCGGCGTTGCTTTCGGCCGAGCTAGCCGAGGAGATTGGGCTCGGGCGCGACCGCATCATTCTGTCGGCCAAGGTCAGCCAGGTTCAGGATCTGATAGCCGTCTATACCGAGCTTGCGCGGCGCTCCAATCACTCGCTGCATTTGGGGCTGACCGAAGCCGGCATGGGCACCAAGGGGATTGTCGCCTCATCAGCCGCGATGGGCATCCTGCTGCAGCAGGGGATTGGCGATACGATCCGCATTTCACTGACGCCGGAGCCAGGCGGCGACCGCACCCGTGAAGTGCAGGTGGCGCAGGAGCTTCTGCAGACGATGGGGTTCCGCCAGTTCCTGCCGGTGGTTGCGGCGTGCCCGGGCTGCGGCCGAACGACCTCGACCGTCTTTCAGGAACTGGCCCAGAAGATCGAGCGTGATCTGCGCAAGAACATGCCGGTCTGGCGCAAGAAGTATCCCGGTGTGGAGAGCCTGAAAGTTGCGGTGATGGGCTGCATCGTCAATGGACCCGGCGAATCCAAGCATGCCGACATTGGCATTTCATTGCCGGGTACGGGGGAAACGCCCGCTGCTCCGGTTTTCGTCGACGGCAAGAAGGCGGCGACGTTGCGCGGTGAGAACATCGCGGCGGAGTTTGAAAAGATGGTCGCTGACTATATTGAAAAGCGTTTCGGCCCCCGCGAGGCAGCGGAATAG
- a CDS encoding 3-hydroxybutyrate dehydrogenase, producing the protein MQHQPGKQNRAAVITGSTSGIGLGIAEALAANGCNIVLNSFTDSSEDHALARKLADDHGVEAAYVSADMSDPNACRKLVDKAAQHFGGLDILVNNAGIQHLAPVEDFPIEKWNAILAINLSSSFHTIAAAIPHMKKAGHGRIINIASAHGLRASPFKSAYVAAKHGVVGLTKTVALELAETGITCNAICPGYVLTPLVEEQIPDQMKLHDMDRETVVREVMLARQPTREFVTVEELGGLVVFLCSDHASQMTGTSLPMDGGWTAQ; encoded by the coding sequence ATGCAGCACCAACCGGGCAAGCAAAATCGGGCGGCTGTTATCACCGGCTCAACGTCAGGCATCGGCCTCGGAATTGCCGAAGCGCTGGCAGCCAACGGCTGCAACATTGTCCTGAATTCATTCACAGATAGCTCCGAAGACCATGCTCTTGCACGAAAACTTGCCGATGATCACGGGGTGGAAGCAGCCTATGTGAGCGCCGACATGTCAGACCCGAATGCCTGCCGCAAGCTGGTTGACAAGGCGGCGCAGCACTTCGGCGGCCTCGACATTCTCGTCAACAATGCGGGCATCCAGCATTTGGCCCCTGTCGAAGATTTCCCCATCGAGAAATGGAATGCCATTCTTGCGATCAATCTTTCTTCATCCTTCCATACCATCGCCGCTGCGATCCCGCACATGAAGAAGGCAGGTCACGGACGCATCATCAACATTGCCTCGGCGCATGGTCTGCGCGCTTCGCCCTTCAAATCTGCCTATGTGGCCGCCAAGCACGGTGTGGTGGGTCTGACGAAAACAGTGGCTCTCGAACTCGCGGAGACCGGAATAACCTGCAATGCCATCTGCCCGGGCTACGTCCTGACACCGCTGGTGGAAGAGCAGATTCCTGACCAGATGAAATTGCACGATATGGATCGTGAAACGGTCGTGCGTGAAGTGATGCTTGCCAGGCAGCCCACGCGGGAGTTTGTCACTGTCGAGGAATTGGGCGGTCTGGTTGTGTTTCTGTGTTCCGATCACGCATCGCAAATGACAGGTACAAGTCTGCCTATGGATGGCGGCTGGACAGCGCAGTAG
- a CDS encoding TetR/AcrR family transcriptional regulator: MNLIAQCTDDPKRERILDGAMKVFLAYGFARTTMDDIARSADVSRPALYLQFRNKADIFRAIGACVLEQSLEGARQGLAEEGTFGERMMTALDRALFELIETIDQSAHGQEILDMENKIAADIIADWRAGLTGIVEAAVAEEASRTNADLERQGLSARGLAEILLDGLEGMRIRGLCGKPAIDGARRLVRVLEISMVAAQPRFG; this comes from the coding sequence ATGAATTTGATTGCCCAATGTACCGATGACCCCAAGCGGGAGCGCATCCTAGATGGCGCCATGAAGGTGTTTCTTGCCTATGGCTTCGCCCGAACCACGATGGATGACATTGCCAGATCAGCCGATGTTTCTCGGCCGGCGCTGTACCTGCAGTTTCGGAACAAGGCGGATATTTTCCGTGCCATCGGTGCATGTGTTCTTGAGCAATCGTTGGAAGGCGCGCGGCAGGGGTTGGCTGAAGAGGGCACCTTCGGCGAGCGGATGATGACGGCGCTCGACCGGGCCCTGTTCGAGCTGATCGAGACCATCGATCAGTCGGCGCACGGACAGGAAATTCTCGATATGGAGAACAAGATCGCCGCAGATATTATCGCCGATTGGCGCGCGGGGCTGACGGGCATTGTTGAGGCTGCAGTGGCGGAAGAAGCATCGCGAACAAATGCCGACCTTGAGAGGCAGGGGCTTTCGGCACGTGGGCTGGCGGAAATTCTCCTGGATGGTCTTGAAGGTATGCGTATACGCGGCCTTTGCGGCAAGCCGGCGATAGACGGAGCGCGGCGACTTGTGCGGGTTCTCGAAATTTCCATGGTCGCAGCGCAGCCGCGTTTTGGTTGA
- a CDS encoding efflux RND transporter periplasmic adaptor subunit, with translation MPKIRLHKLAAIAVLVATAAWIATGEFSSVGSASEEPQTVAQRPENKPTEAQTVTVATPPRIDHSRTIRVSGKTAADKRSALALRAGGVVSELPVSKGDRVKAGDLILSLETEGKEAAVETARQVLAQRQAESEAADRLAKSGNLARLQLDSARSALATARSQLEAAEADLARITVRAPFEGIIDKVDVELGSSAMQGQEVATLIKLDPVIAVGEVSEHDLGSVDVGDKADVRLVNGTKVSGEVRFVSREASEQTRTFRIEVAVPNQDGSIPAGMTAEINIHAEPVEAVALPRSVVTLNENGELGVRAVDDGSKVIFYPIDLVDDTPRALFLAGIPANAQVIVAGQDLVTEGDTVKTEIADQKLIRELAGVLASEMTTR, from the coding sequence ATGCCGAAGATTAGGTTGCACAAACTTGCCGCGATTGCCGTGCTTGTCGCGACAGCCGCATGGATCGCCACGGGGGAGTTTTCCTCTGTCGGTAGCGCCAGCGAAGAACCACAGACTGTGGCGCAACGACCTGAAAACAAGCCGACTGAGGCGCAGACGGTGACGGTGGCCACGCCGCCACGTATCGATCATTCAAGAACAATCCGCGTTTCGGGCAAGACCGCTGCTGACAAGCGTTCGGCGCTGGCTCTACGCGCCGGCGGTGTTGTCTCTGAGCTACCGGTTTCCAAAGGCGACAGAGTAAAGGCAGGCGACCTGATCCTGAGTCTTGAGACCGAAGGAAAGGAAGCGGCGGTGGAGACCGCGCGTCAGGTTTTGGCCCAGAGGCAGGCCGAATCCGAGGCTGCCGACCGCCTTGCCAAGTCCGGCAATCTTGCCCGCCTGCAGTTGGACAGTGCTCGCTCGGCGCTCGCCACTGCCCGTTCCCAACTTGAAGCTGCTGAAGCCGACCTCGCACGCATTACCGTCCGCGCACCTTTCGAAGGCATTATCGACAAGGTCGATGTTGAGTTGGGTTCCTCTGCGATGCAGGGCCAGGAAGTTGCTACGCTGATCAAGCTCGACCCGGTGATCGCCGTAGGCGAAGTCAGCGAACACGATCTTGGGTCTGTCGATGTCGGTGACAAGGCAGACGTTCGGTTGGTTAACGGCACGAAAGTCAGCGGTGAAGTACGCTTCGTCAGCCGCGAGGCTTCCGAGCAGACCCGGACATTTCGCATCGAGGTAGCGGTCCCCAATCAGGACGGCAGCATTCCTGCTGGTATGACCGCGGAAATCAACATCCACGCTGAGCCGGTGGAAGCTGTTGCCTTGCCGCGCTCCGTGGTGACACTGAACGAGAATGGCGAGCTTGGCGTCCGCGCAGTCGATGATGGCAGCAAGGTGATTTTCTACCCCATCGACTTGGTCGACGACACTCCCAGAGCTCTCTTCCTTGCCGGCATACCGGCCAACGCTCAGGTGATCGTGGCCGGTCAGGATCTCGTGACCGAGGGCGATACGGTTAAGACGGAAATCGCCGATCAGAAGTTGATACGCGAACTTGCGGGCGTCCTCGCCTCCGAGATGACCACCCGTTGA
- a CDS encoding efflux RND transporter permease subunit, whose amino-acid sequence MDIVRIAIQNARLTLSILLFFVIAGSLAYISIPKEAEPDVPIPIIYVSLTYQGISPEDSERLLLRPIETRLKSLEGVKEMRSSAYQGGGFVLVEFQAGYDFSNAIEDVRAKVADARRELPQGADEPSVHEVNISEFPILVVTLAGNVPERVLSTAARELRDRIEEIPGVLEGTLQGSRDELVEILIDSMKLSSYGLQLDQMINGVNASNSLVAAGSLEGEAGRYAVKVPSLIETVEDVANLPIVSSPSAVVRARDLAEIRSTFKDAETITRLNGRNAIAIEVKKRVGANLVDTVDAVKVAASEFEKVTDGNITVSYSQDKSVMIRDMLNDLQNHVLIAVILVFIVVLYTLSGRASLLIGLAVPASFLMGIYALSLGGFTVNMVVLFSLILAVGMLVDDAIIVTEFAERRMTEGMDKAQAFELAAKRMAGPVIAATMTRIAAFSPLLFWPGIVGEFMKYLPITLIVTLSASMIYALIFTPTLGAIFAKAHVEEEQKPDGWYMGLVKQAVRFPKTVLLLTVGLLGGIIYSYSQYGAGVEFFPNVEPEYGLMYVHARGNLSLEEMDRLTKPAEEKLLNWPGIESVYTRVGKTRGGGQDIDEDVIGVIQYEFIDWREREPASKILDDLRRELAGTPGVEIEVRVPEGGPPTGQPIQVRLSAADPTNLNTQAAEVARAIGNVPGVIDIADGLPPPGIDWAIKVDRAKAAQYGISPVSVGTVVQLVTNGLKLSEYRPAGVDDAVDIRLRLPEDRRTLSALDQLRVQTSQGPVPISNFVSREPERSTGILNRIDGQRTIVVTANVASGYQVSAVQAEVTQTLGDMDLGATRWKLAGSNEESEEASAFLSKAFGAAIFLIFVVLLAQFNKFTSVFLVLMTVVMATIGVFLGLLITGQPFGIVMSGIGVIALAGVVVNNNIVLIDTYDRLRREGWKKQEAILQTCRERARPVMLTAISAVLGVAPIAFGLGLELFHQEVTIGAPSTQWWISLSGAIVYGLTFATALTLIVTPSALMVFTRETLPAGQKRRGLFARLFRRGEQNNGSVKTSDVPEDPFPNPAE is encoded by the coding sequence GTGGACATCGTCCGTATAGCAATTCAGAATGCCAGGCTAACCTTATCCATCCTGCTCTTCTTCGTGATCGCCGGATCACTCGCCTATATCAGCATCCCAAAGGAAGCTGAGCCGGATGTACCGATCCCGATCATCTATGTGAGCCTGACCTACCAAGGCATCTCACCGGAGGATTCGGAGCGGCTCTTGCTGCGCCCGATCGAGACCCGGCTCAAAAGCCTGGAAGGCGTCAAGGAGATGCGATCCTCCGCCTATCAGGGCGGTGGTTTCGTTCTTGTCGAATTCCAGGCGGGCTATGACTTCTCCAATGCCATTGAGGATGTGCGCGCCAAGGTGGCCGACGCACGGCGCGAACTGCCACAGGGTGCGGACGAGCCCTCCGTGCATGAAGTCAACATTTCCGAATTTCCGATTCTTGTCGTAACGCTTGCCGGCAATGTGCCCGAGCGCGTTCTTTCCACTGCGGCGCGAGAGCTGCGAGACCGGATTGAAGAAATTCCCGGCGTGCTCGAAGGCACGTTGCAAGGCTCGCGCGACGAACTGGTCGAAATTCTCATCGACTCGATGAAGCTCTCCTCCTACGGGTTGCAGCTCGACCAGATGATCAATGGCGTCAACGCCTCGAACAGTCTGGTTGCAGCCGGTTCGCTGGAAGGCGAGGCCGGACGATATGCAGTCAAGGTGCCGTCGCTGATCGAGACTGTGGAAGATGTGGCCAATCTGCCGATCGTCTCCAGCCCAAGTGCCGTGGTGCGCGCGCGTGATCTGGCGGAGATCCGCTCTACGTTCAAGGATGCTGAGACCATCACCCGCCTGAACGGCAGGAACGCAATCGCCATCGAGGTCAAGAAGCGGGTAGGCGCGAATCTTGTCGACACGGTTGATGCAGTGAAGGTTGCGGCAAGCGAATTCGAGAAGGTTACTGATGGCAACATCACTGTGTCTTACAGTCAGGACAAATCGGTGATGATCCGCGATATGCTCAACGACCTGCAGAACCATGTCCTGATCGCGGTGATACTGGTTTTCATCGTTGTCCTCTACACCCTCTCCGGACGCGCTTCCTTGCTGATCGGCCTCGCCGTTCCCGCGTCCTTTTTGATGGGCATCTATGCTCTTTCGCTCGGTGGCTTCACCGTCAACATGGTGGTTCTGTTCAGCCTCATCCTGGCCGTCGGCATGTTGGTTGATGACGCCATCATCGTAACGGAGTTCGCCGAACGGCGCATGACCGAGGGGATGGACAAGGCGCAGGCCTTCGAACTGGCAGCCAAACGCATGGCCGGCCCTGTTATTGCCGCAACCATGACCCGCATCGCGGCCTTCTCGCCCCTGCTTTTCTGGCCGGGCATTGTCGGCGAATTTATGAAATACCTGCCGATCACGCTGATCGTGACGCTCAGTGCGTCGATGATCTATGCGCTGATATTCACCCCCACGCTCGGCGCGATCTTCGCCAAGGCCCACGTGGAGGAAGAGCAGAAGCCGGACGGGTGGTATATGGGGCTTGTGAAGCAGGCTGTCCGCTTTCCCAAAACCGTTCTTCTGCTCACGGTCGGCCTTCTCGGCGGCATCATCTACTCCTACTCTCAATACGGCGCCGGCGTTGAATTCTTCCCCAATGTGGAGCCGGAATACGGCCTCATGTATGTGCATGCCCGTGGCAATCTCTCGCTCGAAGAGATGGACCGGCTGACAAAGCCAGCCGAGGAAAAGCTGCTCAACTGGCCAGGCATTGAATCCGTCTACACACGCGTCGGCAAGACGCGTGGCGGCGGGCAGGATATCGATGAAGATGTCATCGGCGTCATCCAATACGAGTTTATCGACTGGCGGGAGCGCGAGCCCGCAAGCAAGATCCTTGATGATTTGCGGCGGGAGCTTGCCGGCACCCCTGGTGTCGAAATCGAGGTTCGCGTACCCGAAGGCGGTCCCCCGACTGGCCAGCCGATTCAGGTTCGCCTTTCAGCCGCGGATCCGACAAACCTGAACACCCAGGCGGCGGAGGTCGCGAGGGCGATTGGCAACGTGCCGGGCGTGATCGACATCGCTGACGGCCTCCCGCCACCCGGCATCGACTGGGCGATCAAGGTGGATCGCGCAAAGGCCGCACAATACGGAATCAGCCCGGTGTCTGTCGGCACGGTGGTCCAGCTTGTGACCAACGGGTTGAAGCTGTCAGAATATCGCCCTGCCGGTGTCGACGATGCCGTCGATATCCGCCTCCGTCTTCCGGAAGACCGGCGCACCCTTTCTGCCCTCGATCAACTACGGGTGCAGACATCACAGGGTCCGGTCCCAATCTCCAACTTCGTGTCACGCGAGCCAGAACGTTCGACAGGCATATTGAACCGGATCGACGGACAGCGCACCATCGTCGTCACAGCCAATGTCGCCAGCGGCTATCAGGTCTCGGCCGTCCAGGCCGAAGTCACGCAGACGCTTGGCGACATGGACCTTGGCGCCACACGCTGGAAACTCGCCGGGTCGAATGAGGAAAGCGAGGAAGCGAGCGCCTTCCTGTCGAAAGCATTCGGTGCTGCAATCTTTCTGATTTTCGTGGTGCTTCTTGCCCAGTTCAACAAGTTCACCAGCGTGTTCCTGGTATTGATGACCGTGGTGATGGCCACAATCGGCGTATTCCTCGGATTGCTCATAACCGGGCAGCCCTTCGGCATCGTCATGTCCGGCATTGGTGTCATTGCGCTTGCCGGCGTGGTGGTGAACAACAACATCGTTCTGATCGACACCTATGACCGGTTGCGGCGCGAAGGCTGGAAAAAGCAGGAAGCCATCCTTCAGACCTGCCGCGAGCGCGCGCGCCCGGTGATGTTGACCGCCATTTCCGCCGTGCTTGGTGTGGCGCCAATCGCCTTTGGCCTCGGCCTGGAACTGTTTCATCAGGAAGTGACCATCGGAGCGCCTTCGACCCAATGGTGGATTTCGCTGTCGGGCGCCATTGTGTATGGCCTAACCTTTGCAACGGCTCTGACACTGATCGTCACGCCATCTGCGCTGATGGTGTTCACACGCGAAACCCTGCCGGCGGGTCAGAAGCGACGCGGTCTGTTTGCTCGACTGTTCCGGCGCGGTGAACAGAACAATGGATCCGTGAAGACATCCGACGTTCCGGAAGACCCCTTCCCCAACCCAGCCGAGTGA
- a CDS encoding DUF3309 domain-containing protein, with translation MSLGTILIIILILILLGAIPAWPHSRGWGYGPSGILGLILVIVLILMLMGNI, from the coding sequence ATGTCGCTCGGCACAATCCTCATCATCATTCTGATTTTGATTCTACTTGGCGCCATCCCCGCTTGGCCGCATTCGCGCGGATGGGGATACGGGCCATCAGGCATCCTGGGGCTGATCCTTGTTATTGTCCTGATATTGATGCTGATGGGCAACATTTAG